Proteins encoded by one window of Bubalus kerabau isolate K-KA32 ecotype Philippines breed swamp buffalo chromosome 22, PCC_UOA_SB_1v2, whole genome shotgun sequence:
- the CALHM2 gene encoding calcium homeostasis modulator protein 2, translating to MAALIAENFRFLSLFFKSKDVMIFNGLVALGTVGSQELFTVVAFHCPCSPARNYLYGLAAIGVPALALFLIGVILNNHTWNLVAECQYRRTKNCSAAPNFLLLSSIVGRAAVAPVTWSVISLLRGEAYVCALSEFVNPYSLMVEERSFPLAHATEILARFPCGEGPANLSVFREEVSRRLKYESQLFGWLLIGVVAILVFLTKCLKHYCSPLSYRQEAYWAQYRANEDQLFQRTAEVHSRVLAANNVRHFFGFVALNKDDEELVAKFPVEGTQPRPQWNAITGVYLYRENQGLPLYSRLHKWAQGVVGNGMAPDHVEMSLLPS from the exons ATGGCAGCCCTGATCGCAGAGAACTTCCGCTTCCTGTCACTCTTCTTCAAGAGCAAGGATGTGATGATTTTCAACGGGCTGGTGGCACTGGGCACGGTGGGCAGCCAGGAGCTGTTCACCGTGGTGGCTTTCCACTGCCCTTGCTCACCAGCCCGGAACTACCTGTATGGGCTGGCAGCCATTGGGGTGCCCGCCCTGGCACTCTTCCTCATTGGCGTCATCCTCAACAACCACACCTGGAACCTGGTTGCTGAGTGCCAGTACCGGAGAACCAAGAACTGCTCAGCTGCCCCCAACTTCCTCCTCCTAAGCTCCATCGTGGGCCGCGCGGCCGTGGCCCCCGTCACCTGGTCTGTCATCTCCCTGCTGCGTGGTGAGGCCTACGTCTGTGCTCTCAGTGAGTTCGTGAACCCCTATTCGCTCATGGTTGAAGAAAGGAGCTTCCCACTAGCCCATGCCACAGAAATCCTGGCCAGGTTCCCATGCGGGGAGGGCCCTGCCAACCTGTCAGTCTTCCGGGAGGAGGTCAGCCGCAGACTCAAGTACGAGTCCCAG CTCTTTGGGTGGCTGCTTATCGGCGTGGTGGCCATCCTGGTGTTCCTGACCAAATGCCTCAAGCACTACTGCTCACCACTCAGCTACCGCCAGGAGGCCTACTGGGCGCAGTACCGCGCCAACGAGGACCAGCTGTTCCAGCGCACGGCTGAGGTGCACTCGCGCGTGCTGGCTGCCAACAACGTGCGCCACTTCTTCGGCTTTGTGGCGCTCAACAAGGACGACGAGGAGCTGGTCGCGAAGTTCCCGGTGGAAGGCACACAGCCGCGGCCGCAGTGGAACGCCATCACCGGCGTCTACCTGTACCGTGAGAACCAAGGCCTCCCACTCTACAGCCGCCTGCACAAGTGGGCCCAGGGTGTGGTGGGCAACGGCATGGCCCCGGACCATGTAGAGATGTCCCTGCTTCCCTCCTGA
- the CALHM1 gene encoding calcium homeostasis modulator protein 1, translating to MDKFRMIFQFLQSNQESFMNGICGIMALASAQMYSAFDFNCPCLPGYNAAYSAGILLAPPLVLFLLGLVMNNNVSMLAEEWKRPPGRRAKDPAVLRYMFCSMAQRALIAPVVWVAVTLLDGKCFLCAFCTAVPVSLLGNGSLVPGLPPPELARLLARVPCPEIYEGDWLLAREVAVRYLRCISQALGWSFVLLTTLLAFVVRSVRPCFTQAAFLKSKYWSHYIDIERKLFDETCTEHAKAFAKVCIQQFFEAMNHDLELGHAHGALAAGPTGSAAPAATEGVDEEREKLHGITDQGTMNRLLTSWHECKPPLRLGQEEPLVGNGWAGGGPRPSRKEVATYFSKV from the exons ATGGACAAGTTCCGGATGATCTTCCAGTTCCTGCAGTCCAACCAGGAGTCCTTCATGAATGGCATCTGTGGTATCATGGCCCTGGCCAGCGCCCAGATGTACTCCGCCTTCGACTTCAACTGCCCCTGCCTGCCGGGCTACAACGCTGCCTACAGTGCCGGCATCCTGCTGGCGCCGCCCCTGGTGCTCTTCCTGCTCGGCCTGGTCATGAACAACAACGTGTCCATGCTGGCCGAAGAGTGGAAGCGGCCGCCGGGCCGCCGGGCCAAGGACCCCGCCGTGCTGCGCTACATGTTCTGCTCCATGGCCCAGCGCGCCCTCATCGCGCCCGTCGTCTGGGTGGCCGTCACGCTGCTCGACGGCAAATGCTTCCTCTGCGCATTCTGCACGGCGGTGCCCGTGAGCCTGCTGGGCAATGGCAGCCTGGTGCCCGGCCTGCCCCCACCCGAGCTTGCCCGCCTGCTGGCCCGGGTGCCCTGCCCTGAGATCTACGAGGGCGACTGGCTGCTGGCCCGCGAGGTGGCCGTGCGTTACCTGCGCTGCATCTCGCAG GCCCTGGGCTGGTCCTTCGTGCTGCTGACCACGCTGCTGGCATTTGTCGTGCGCTCTGTGCGGCCCTGCTTCACACAGGCCGCCTTCCTTAAAAGCAAGTACTGGTCCCACTACATCGACATCGAGCGCAAGCTCTTTGATGAGACGTGCACGGAGCACGCCAAGGCCTTCGCCAAGGTCTGTATCCAGCAGTTCTTCGAGGCCATGAACCACGACCTGGAGCTGGGTCACGCCCACGGGGCGCTGGCCGCCGGCCCCACTGGCTCGGCTGCCCCTGCTGCCACAGAAGGGGTGGATGAGGAGAGGGAGaagctgcatggcatcaccgatcaGGGCACCATGAACAGGCTGCTCACGAGCTGGCATGAGTGCAAGCCGCCCCTGCGGCTGGGCCAGGAGGAGCCACTGGTGGGCAatggctgggctgggggtgggcccCGGCCTTCACGCAAGGAGGTGGCCACCTACTTCAGCAAAGTGTGA